A window of Schistocerca serialis cubense isolate TAMUIC-IGC-003099 chromosome 1, iqSchSeri2.2, whole genome shotgun sequence genomic DNA:
aaaaattgaacttaacatccaaaatctgataatttattggctttaaggcggaacagagttcgccgggtcagctagttaaGTTGTATGTGATTAGGAAGGCAACAGATAAAGCGGTTTATAATAAATTTGCAAATGATTATTTTGTGCATATCGGCAAACCAAAAGTGGTTTTGTCCGATAATGGGGCACCGTTTACTTGCAAATTATGGAATGAAGGTTGGAAAGTGGGGTTGAAGAGATATAAATTTCGGCCTACTGCCCAGCCAGAAATCCAGCGGAATGATAGAGGCGTGATCTGGGGCGACTTTGCCGAACATATTGTCACCACACTCACAGGGCATGGGGCAAATGTATAAAAGATTTTGAATACTTTGACACACTAATCTACAGGATTCACTCCAGAGGAAATGCTATAGATCTTATGTCTAAGAGATTGGTGGAAGAAATTATTCATTTCCCTCTGCGAGTTACTGTTGACATCGAGGTGGCAAAAAACGCTTACGAGAGATAATGAAAAAGAAAGCCGAGGCGCCAATACCGTGTCATGACGCGAAAATGCAGTTTGGTAAATTTGCAGCTGGCGACCTCGTTCTCGTTAAAGCGAACGAGAAATCGAGCGAGActgataatgaaatttcagaatTTAAACTCATTTATAATGGAACATTGATAACTGTCAGTATACTTCACATTAAAGCTTACTGTTTAGCTTTTCCTAATTCTGGCAAGCTGTTAAATGCACTTAACATTGTTGAATTGAAATTGTATCAGTCCAGTCATCAACGAATTTGGAGAAAGTATAACCGAAAAATTTTTCTTACAAAGTAAATGTTCTGAAAGtaactgaaatgaaagaaaaacccaAGCCAGGACTAATGTGTTAAATGTAattctggtatatatatatatatatatatatatatatatatatatatatataatttttaaattcgTAAGTAGTATGTCGTAAGGAAATTCTTTTATATCATGTATTATGTAAGTGAATACCGATGCACTCAGGCAATGTTAATATTCAGGCATTTATATGCTTGTGAATATGGCCAGTGTTTAGTTATCCACTATGATAGAAATATAAGGACTGCTTGCGATTACTCGGGAGGGAGTGTTCAAAGAATGCAAGGCAAGTGGACGTTCGGGAATTCCACTCCACAAACAAATAGATCAAGTGTGCCGCTGTGTCACATGCAACAATGCCATGTCTGGGCTGATTCGCTACGGGCTCTGAGAGCACTGCGGCGTCATTTGCAAATACGCACATGTAAAGCTTTGTTGTAAACATTTCAATTTTATCTGCACGCTTGCTTGAAACACATAGACTCTCATAATGTGAAATGGAATCTGTTAATGATTATGATATTTATGAAAAACTGGGTAAAGTAAATTTTGTAATTAGTGATTTCTTATCTTGTTTCTTATCCTTTTGCATACATCTAATCATGTCACTTACGTATTCTTGTACAGTACTGACATGAAATTTTCGTGACAAATGAACCATTCCAAACGTAATGATTTTTTGAAAGATGTAATTAAAAAAGCTATGTTATGGTATACTATGATGTTGTGAGCTATAATGATGCAGTGTTGTCATGCTGTTTCTTGCCAAGACATAATTATGGTAATTAATGAGAAGCTTAATGAGTGATTAAGAAAATTTATATAGACAAAACTAAATGCATTTTTCATCTACATTTCCGTTTGTATTTCTTCAGACATTCTCTGACTGTTTCCCTTCAGGAAAAGCTCATGGAATGTGGGGCACATGTAAcatcgaaaatgcagataaaatactttcTGCACTATCATAAATTTTTTGCCGTAATGTCCTTTGATAgcttgtactgtacttctaattctgaatctctaagctttattacagaaacaatATTTAATACGCGATGgacgtaatagtgtatttatttctgagtgtatataattgattgtaattataatgtaaatactgtaaattgctgggtaatagccaggGGTACTTTAAGTGTATGGATAGAAACGACGAAACGGTAGTAGCTGTGtcgttgtttatctttgcatatGGAGAGTCTCTGTAGCGCTGCGAGCAGGGAGGGGGCAGAGAAGCTTGAGtagtgaaagagtgcggaagtgtttgctgGGGAGTGTCTCCCGACAGTACGCACTTGGCTTTTTTTACGTTTGGCTGCCGGAAGTCACGTGACTGTCCCTTCAGTAAACACTTTGCTGCGAGGACGGTTTTCatgcagtgcagttgcatcagtatGGAGATCACTGAGTTGCACACGTGAATACTGAAGGAATTAGTTAAGCACGAAGTAATTTCCATCTTATGATTTAGTCCTTCATGTTCAATAAACAGAATAGTGTAAAATTTCCGCAGTAGGCCCATACTGAAATTTACGTAATTGATATATGTGCGTACAGATTCGCCGAAATTTTCTGCCGATTAGTGTCAggttttttttcccctttctttcagtggATCTTAGTTGTTATAACGAAATGTGtgtaaaatatggaaaataaatgtgGTTAAAAGGTTAACACAAGGCTATACTGCTCATAAGTCTGCTACCTCGGCTTATTTCGCATTCACATGTAGGGGGACCAAACCGGGgaatatgaagtatttttaatattttggacgacGAAAGCGGCTTTTAAGTAGCCATAGTATAGTTCCAGCCCTGTTGAAAACCTGCATAAGGAATGCTGTATGGTGAAAAAAGATCATGGCTAGACCTGAACAGAGTCATAATTTGTACAACTCTAGAAAACGTCTTTAGCTTCCAGCAAAAAAAAGGGGTGAAAATCTTGAAAGTGTTTACCCTGATCTTAGATATAATGTAATGGATAATGCTACATGGCCCAAAAATATTGTGATGTATCGTTTTTTATTCCATAGTGTCGCCAATATTCCTGTGAAataatcttttctgtgacaaacagaaagaagaattaaGTGTAAAtgggtcacatagtgctcagaaagtTACTCCCATAATGCCTGTATCTTAGAACTAAACTTAATGTGTTATCACTTTTTATAGAAGTGAAGCCAATTTTACTGTGTATGTAAACATTGGTTATCAGCACAAGAAGCAGGGTAGTATAACTGAATTGAATGCCTAAATTCAATAAGTGCATGGTGCAGAACACCTGCTTCCTTCGGTGATGTATCTAAATATACCAACAGAAAATCTAGTGTTAAAGAAATTGATTTAAAAAGCTACTGTGTGGACCGAGATTTTGAGTTGGCTGCTTCGGACTTATTAAATCTTATTATAATAATTGTTGTCTAGTATACCATTCTCcagatggcaactctgaaaattTTCTCATCTAAATAGAATCTTGGCTGTGCTGTTTTATGCacttgaaatcagaaattgcaCTGGGTGTTCATTTCAATGTACACTTTTGCAAGGAGAGTTCTAAGGAGGAAAATTTATGAATCTATTAACAATTTATGGACTATTTGTAGCATGTCATTTACCAACCAGAGGTGATGCCTGCCTTGACACTGTTATCCCAAATCTAAATACATGGGACTATGAGATGACTTTAGTTGACCCAATGACGTCTGCCAACAGAGCACTAGTCATGGGACTTTATACAAAGAGAACTAATAATCAACCAGCTGTTTCCTAGCAttctaattatgtattcacaaaaatGATCATTAACAAGGAAACATTAAACTCTTTTCAAACAGCGCTAACTGCAGTAGACTCACAGGTGGGATTACATGAAATGGCTGTAATTAATGCATTTAAAGAGTTATTTCAGACCATCAAAACCAAATTTGATTATAGCTATCCACAGAAGACCAAAAAATGTCGCAACACAGGCAAACTCTGTGTGTGGTAAAGTATTTTGTCATAACAGACATGACATTTAAGCACTTTTGAGAATTTCtgccagttttcttttacatagaaACTAAGACTTGCTGTAGTGCGACACTAAATCCTTGATTTTTGTGCTCAAACACAGTAGTAAAATCATGACAAATTCCATTACTTTCTTTGTTGTCTTTTGTTAACTCAAATCCTTTACCAAACACTGATACAGACcaattataatgtttcattgtgcaaTTCAGTTTTATTTACACAATTAGATATCACTGAATTATAGAATACAGTTTGAATGAGCCAAGATGGTGGGACAGCATTATTTTAGTATACCATGATTAACAAAACTCAAAAAATGCAcaagtaaatttaaatttttattcacctTCAACTACATGgaatctctctctcactcacaaacacacacacatacacatacacacacacacacacacacacacacacacacacacacacacacacacacacacacaaattgacgtaatGTACAAGACCACCTTTATGTGcattaacaatattaggaaaaggatagtttgctattcgctgtaaaggtgacatgttgagttgcaaacaggcacaatgtaaagactgttacacatttagcttttggccaaagacttcttcagaaaagaaaacacaaaaagattTACACACTCAAGCACACTCCCTGCACACATCTCCACTATCTGCAGTGGGAGATATTGGTCATGTGTGCTTGCTAGTGTTAatctgtttgtgttttgttttctggagaaggctttggccaaaaactaaatgtgtaacagtctttacattgtgcctgtctgcaactcaacatgtcacctttacagtgagtggcaaactatttttttcctaatattgttgatattccaaactggAGTTTACTTTTTTTTAACACTTAATCACCCCTCACAAAATCCTTCTCTGCTTTGTGGAAAAAATTCTAGCCTGAGATTCAATCTTGGCATTCACATTTACTGTGTATTCTTCTGAGAAAGAAATATCTTTATTAAGAttaccaatgatcttcttcagatcCTTCAATACTTTGGCCTTAGTCTCCTGTCCACACTGTGTTCCTTTGCTGAGTGCAACTATAGTTTCACAGTGAGACATCACATCCTGTTCAAATGTGTCAGCAGATTTTTCTGAATTGCCAGAAAGCAATGCTGACATATATTCATTGTCTGCACTAGAGGGCAAGGAACACTGTTCACTCTCCTGGACAGCACCAGACAATGATTTGGCACATGCATGTATATGCTTacatatattaaaatttaaaatgttgtctaaaCAGCTGCATTTATACGAATGTACACATATGTTGCAGGTGTTGCACTTAAGTGAACATTTTCTTTCGCATATCAGTTCTGAATTTTTCACAACAACATACACTTCACAACCAGTGGAAGAAAGCACTTCCCACAACCCTTCACCCCTGGATAAAATCATCCCATTTGTTATAGCTGAGCTATCGTTGTGGCTTGCTTTCACTCTTGACGCCCTAGAGCACTGTTTACGTTTTGAGAGCTTCACTAAGCCCTCATATACTTTGTTTCTCACTAAACATAACAAAGCATTTAATGACTTATCCAGCCTTCTGCACTTTTTCCCTTCTAGATAACTGTATTCAATAACTTTATGTAGGGACTCCAAGTAATTGTTTGTATTAATGCCCAATCGGTGCCTAAAACAATACACCCACTTTTCCACTCGCTGGCAGTACATCTTAAGAAAGTACCTGCCAAATTCTGCAGTATCCGGATCATTCAATAAgtcttccaccactttctccagacCACAACTAAAAACATCTATATCCAGTTCAGTCTGAAGTCGCTTTAGTGAACTAAACACTGCTGATTTTTTCTCACTACCCCCAGAAATTCTCCTTAAATTCTGAGACCAGTTCCGTTGTATATGCTAAGAACACAGCAACTGGTTTGGCACAGGTCCCATTACTGCTGACCATGCATTATAAAATGCTGGTGCATCGTCAGACATAAACACATTGGTCTTTACAGTGCCCACCCTTTCTctcacacatttgaaataaaaagacAGTAAGCACATGTCTCCCCTATTTGAAAAGCAAAATGCAACTGGCATTCCAGCACCATATCTATCAACAACGACTATAGTAAAAAGTTGAAAATCGTATGCAGTCATGCCATGAGTGCCATCCACACATATTTTATCTTCTTCATACTTTAGAAGTTGTTTGGCCTGAAAGTCTGTCATTATAATAAGAATGAAGTCTTCATCTTGAAAATTAGGATCCACTTGTTTTTGCTGCTTGAAATACAGTACTGGGTTGTCActttgtctcttcatttcttcaacCCACAATTTCACACTCACTGCATCATTTTCATGCTTCTTCGTTGCATAACCAATATCAAAATCCCTTTTTATATTATGCAAATCTTTTTTCTCAAGGAGATGGATTCTCTCCACACTTGCAGCGATTGGTGCACTTCGGACATCTTGTAAGACTCGTCCAACAGGAACACCCTGTGACAGCcgtcctgaaaaaagaaaaaaaaggaaataaaaatgaagCACATTGATAGACCCTACGTCTGTTCACAcaaataaatttgataatttcatgtttcatgtacataagtgtaacataatccattttacctgccaactCTGCCCTCTCGTTCCCATGCAGAAATGTTCTTCCAACATCTTGGGTGTGTCCCAtatgttttggaaaaaattttaagcaGCATTTGTCCTCTGTTATTGTCACTTGCATGTTGGATGGACAAGTACTGCCTATTTTATTCGTGCCCATACTTTTGACACACCTGGCACCTGTTCCTTTAGAATTGAAATTGAAAGAGCAATGGCAGTGGTAATATCGAACACGTTTTTCTAGTCGCTCCTGCTCCGAACAATTCATTACATAACGAACATGGTTTACTTTTTCGTAAGAAATTTTCCACTCTTCAAAGTCTGAAAAAATGTTAAGGCAGTATTTTTAAGTCATGTACTTGGGatcaacaaaattttctaaaacgtgactaacacaataaatataaaaaacaaacctGCAAGACAACCAAATTCTATCTCCTGGCACTCAAAACTAACGTCATGGTTCTCTTGAATATGTGTTCTCAGTGTGTCATAGGTGAGAAACGAGAGAGAGCACTGTGGGCAAATAATGCGGCATTTCCGACTGTTTTCCTCCGACTTCATGTCATGCACAGTTATTTGATGATGTTTTAATGAACTGCATCTCATAAATGCAATTCCGCACTGGGGACACAATTCACTGCCTTTTCCTTTTTTAGACACATGGATATCAAGTTCATGAACTTTCCTCATATGGGCGTAGAGGTTCTTTCGCATTTTAAACTCTGAACTGCATTCCTCACACTTATAGAGCGTTTCTTGGGAATCACTCATGTTTGCTAAAACAAACGaaacaataacaagaaacaatAACAAAACGGAACAGCAGCAACGAAATAACAAGAAGCAGCAACAAACAACGAAAGCAGTTAAATGGAGCACAAGGCAAACATCAACATGAATGGCGTCTTCGAAAAGGATGCCTCGTCACGTGAAACCAACTTCCGGTCAGTAAACGTCAAAACAGCCAAGTGCGTACTGTCGGGAGCCACTCCCGTGTTTGCTGGGCGCTCCCGCAACTATGATCGTGCTAGTGTATGCGCACCAAATTCGTTAACCCGGGAGCATTTAGAGCACGTTAGGAATGGACAGGCAGAAGAAGTCGCAGTTCTTACTATGGCCTGCCCTATAAGtacccgtggctctggagacgactggGGTTCccaaccagcagcagcaacagcgtcATAAACCAAGATGAACCTATATATAGCTCAGCAAAGTCAGCCAGGCAAGTCACACCCACACGTATGTGGTTCGAagcgcaccaggatgagtttaccgttttCCCCTGTCCGCCAAAAGccttggatttaaacccaatcgacgaTCTGTGGGACTTCCTCGAGCGGGCTGTTCGCAGTGTGGATCCTCAACCGAACCATGGCACTTGAGTCGACATGGCTTCACATccatgttggtaccttccagaacatgaCTGACACTCTTTTTGCACGTCACACAGTGGTCCGCGCTCCGAAAGGGGGTTATTCAGAGTTCTGATAGCGGGTCACATTATGTCACTGGGCAGTGTGTTGTACACCCTGCTCTCCACAGCACCTTGGGTGTTCTTTATAGCTTGTGGCCGGAAATAACGGACACACATCTTATCAGCGGTAACAAAACGGCGTACCAAGTCAGCTGAATCCCATTTGAAACGGTCTAAAGCGGTTTTGGAAATTTCTTTTGAGCTTTATGTTTACCAGCAATCAATAAATGCAGTGCCAATTTAGCACAGTCCGTCTTGAGCCGTGCGttgctcgtgttcatgccgtttattgcttgtcgtCTTTAGGcgttctgtcgcctcgtttcttattccatttactggcatcactaagttACTGGCTTGCCTGCCAGTGAGTGACAGCAGCAaagcttatcgataagagcactgtcgtattatctttggagcgactgctagtatttccgggtcgtcgtgtgtcgggagttcagtcgggatggagctccagtgaggtctgcacagtcAGTACTCTTCCGATCGCTGGCGACACACACGCACTGTCCGATGGAAGGAGACTTGAgcagggacgaccgttggttggtggttcggtcggtcgtctcatcgggcgatgtgtctttggtcttttgaccgtttctgggcctcgtcagttggtcatcttgtcgGACGTGGGTCGGCTCCTTCCTCGTGCAGAGatatcgggtggccaatgggcaagtgttccctctgcatggttgggtccgagccagtgtgcccgggtcgcagTGTCGCAGTGTCTCAGAGTCCCGAATGGATATGGAattgagtcgggatggagctgcagtgagctccggacagccaagacgcCCGACTGTTGGTGAAACacgtgacttgagtggggacgaccttggttcgTCGTTCGGTCGGTTCATGCCTTTTGTTGCTTGTcgtatatttggtcgccgaccgagtcgggttctctgtgtgtgtcgatttgttATTCGTTCTGGTCGTTCCGCAGTGAttacttttacgattgttcgagttcttgtggaagtgttatcgtggaactgtgtctagtttgtgtaatttcgactgagctGTTCCGttaatgctgtctgcatactggagtaggcagtcagtTGATCGGGACAGTGCAgagaggaagtctccgcggcgagggtattagcgtagtgttccgcagtgtgtttttcctcgctgaGTTGATGCTGTCCGTGCCGTGTGTCGTTTGACAGCCCTtggtgttcatatttttgagtgattattgtgccttggctgtttttagatgccaattttgaagacgtagtgctgctggtatcttcgtcctcgacTGATATtctccgttgtcgtgccgttggtcggtgTAGCGGGATTGATTAGGTTGTTCGtcagtccttcagccgtccctgggtcgggttgccatctgattacttaaaCTTATTCtcggctgcctatctcacctaaccttacgttaGTTACCTCCTCAGaccgacccttggagcacttctgagcaaccactgttctgttgtttgtgattgtgattttcttttagtctcaaatACTGTGCGAGGCCTACAGCAGTCTATGAATTTAGTTTGTTTTGATGTTAAGTCCTCCTCCGTAGCATAGCAGTAGCGTTCCCGTATACCACGctcgggctcgggttcgattcccggcaggggactcgatgttgtgtgtccatcatcattgacccgcaagccgccgaagtggcgtccactaaAAGGTcttacaatacggcggccgaactccccctgCATGGGgcatcccagccaacaatgccatacgatcatttcatttcatttcaaagttacgctaaggccttcagccgttttaaattgAATCTTGGAAGATTCTTGCTTAAACTATTTTTTGTAAAGGGGATTTTGCCCATTGGAAGTCATTATTATCTAGGCCTTAAGCCTGTTGTTCTGTGTtaaatatgtggccttcagccgaacttcacgtgaaatattttaagataaggccatcagccgtcagaaatcaaaatttaaaaagtcACTTGTTTTAAAACCTTctaaaattttcttctctatctgaaattcttgttattcaggacttaagccctcagttcttgtATCTCCAgtctgtggccttcagccgaggtttTACGAAAAactttgtaactaaggccttcagccgtgtgtattccttaaggcagttttaataacttatgttcgggccttcagccatattgttttgaaTGCTTTTATGGGAATTAGTGATTAAgtgttttaaaaaataaagtttgtatgttttgtgcaactgacagtaactgattttggcccctttccacaactataacctgatccgctctgtcctgcgaatccAGATTTCACGTCTCTTGGCTATCTCTTCATGTTAAACGTACAGTATTGTTTCTTCTGATTTGGCAATGACATGTTTAAATCTTAATCACCATCTGATCTGCAACATTTCCCTATGTCTTTACCTATGATTGCAATAGAACTGTCATTCAGGTGGATGAACTTCGAGAGAAGTACGTACCTTGTGTCGCACGTCCATGCAAAAAACGAGTCAAGGAATCGATCTGTGCAGGCCGCTGTTTGGCCCAGAGCTGGAATACGCAGCGGTAGCGTGAGAGAATGCGTACGCGTATAATGCCAGAGATTTGCAACGCCCAGGCCACATAGATAGCTGCAATCTTCAACAGGGCTTCACAACTGAGAATTTTCGTGAGTGTGCGTAGTCTGGTAGCGCCATCGAGCGAGGTCGTGCAGCTGCAGCACGCTCGAGTCGCTTTTGGGAGAACAGCGGTTCAAGTTCCCGTCCAGCCATCGAGGTTAAGGTTTTTCGTGATTCCCCTAATTCGCTTAAGGCAAATATCGGGATAGTTCCTTTACAAGggctccgtcaatttccttccccatccttctcaaaTAAGAACTTGCGTTTCTATCTCAAATGACATTGTCTTCTACGGGATGTTAAACGAAAATCTTCCTTCCTCACTGCCAGCGTCTGAGTAGGATTATATTAAATTCTTCTTGGTCTGTAACCTTCTCATGTTATTTCCTGTGCCGCTGAAGCTTCTCTATAACTGGGAAGTTTCTTAGGAATTATTGGAAGCCACTAATTATTTGTAAATGGACGCGAAACGCGTTGTTATTGCTTACAAATACGAGGAAATTCTCGTCACCTTATCGATGTTAACATTGTCCAGTAACAAGCTTTTGTAAGGACTGAGGGACTGGGTTGACTACATGCTGCTGATGTGCAATGGAATTATCTTTGGTTTTCTGAAGTCTATATTTGGCTCACGAGAGCGAAATGAAGAGTCATGGATGAATGTTTGCCTGTTGTGAAGATATTGCTAATCATCAGagacaatttttttctcttcttttccttctGCTTCATTCGCTCTTTACGCATATCTTCGTCAGTTTAGAATATTGGTTGTTTTGCTCTTTCGTATGAAACTTAACTCTTTTGATTTATTAATATTGTTACATGAATGTCTTGTAATCGAGTATGCAAAAATGTAATGTATGTTCGATCTTCTTTGTAATGGTTTTGTGAAAGGCGCTATCTGAAATCAAATGTAATACGCAGCACCGTTGTATGAACGGTGCTGCGAGAGCGATATCGATAGCTGGCAATCGGAAAGTGGCATGGAGTGGGTGTGCAGCGTCGTGGCGTACGAGCATGAGTTGGGTACTTGTGCTATGCAGAAACATACGAAAATTTATGAACGCATGTATTTTTCGATCGTGGTACAAACTAAATTTCGATATGAACGTTGTGAAACAAAAGTCAGACTGTGAGTCTGTAAGTTTGAGTACTATAAACAGCAGCGACATTGCGTACGGAAAGGGACTGTGATTGTGGTGGTTAGAACTTAACTGTTTtgtacgttcaaaaatggctctgagcactatgtgacttaacttctgaggtcatcagtcccctagaacttagaactacttaaacctaactaacctaaggacatcacacacatccatgcccgaggcaggattcgagcctgcgtccgtaccggtcgtgcggttgcagattgtagcgccgagaaccactccggccggctattttgtACGTAACTGAATTGCAGAAACTAAAAACATTAACTGTAGAGGTGGTCAGTTTTAAACTGTTTGTTACGTGAGGTAGAGTTTTTCGTCAGAACTGTGATTTCACGATCCTCATTGTCAAAACAACAAATGAACTTCATCTTCGTAAAAATGCTTTGTATATTGTTTTAAAACCATGTACGGGACGTTTGAAACAAACGTGTGTGTACGGAACGTTGAGATTGCGCACATGCGAAACTGGATCTACGCATCAACGATTACTTCTGACCAGCGTGACTAAAGGAAGGCAACGGAAGACAATATTACCGCTAGGAGAATCATTTTGTAAGCAAGAAGATGTATCAGTTACAATTTcatgactgatggagatacttcAATAACGTCTCCAGTAGCGATGACCACCAACATCAGAACACACGAACCTCGGAAAGATAAGCTGCAATGCCGAACGCTCTCGCTGTAAAGACTTAAAACATTTCATCtagtttcaattttaatttctttctctcTTGTGATAAACTTTTCTCAACATCagctttctttaaaaataaaagcaGTTTCTATAAAATGTGTATTATATCAGTGTTGACGTTGTTGAGTCCACACTTAATAGTAGTTATTATTTACTTTCGGTCGTAttcatttattgttgtttttactgcatttagccggccggtgtggccgagcggttaaaggcgctacagcctggaaccgcacgaccgctacggtctcaggttcgaatcctgcctcgggcatggatgtgtgtgatgtccttaggttagttaggtttaagtagttctaagttctaggggattgatgacattaaaagttaagtcccatagtgctcagagccatttgaaccattttttcattgctTTGAAAAACGGCACAACTTTATGTGGACCTGACTGTTTTAAAAACGTTTATTAGCGACATAATTCAATAAATGAGGATGCATGAGTAAAAGTAAAATGGAAGGAAAATGATCGGCATTGAATGCACAGATACGCATTAACTTAATATCTAGCGTAGCCAAGCAATAAAATTCCTGCTCTTCCAAGTAGTTTGATCTTTACAATACCAAAGGCAATACAAAACAATAGACAACCCTACGACTAATAACTATAAAAGCTGGAAGGACTAACGAGAAGAATAAAGTAGAAAGGTTCTAACTCGGTGTACAGTATCCAAAATTAACCAACTAGAGCTGATACACCACAGCCCCAAGCACAACTAATCAACGATACATTATAGTAATTAGATAATTATACACAGAACCAGGCTACACATTGCTGGCCACTGAACAAAATAAATCAGACAAGGCCAGCAATTAGCAGTTAGAAGCCAAATCAGCACAACTGACAATAAGATGTCGTACAGAATCCTCTGctattgaaatatatttccattaaCACCACTAAATCTTGCAGCGGCCCTGCCGTTAAGACAGTAGCACAACTATtgtcattaa
This region includes:
- the LOC126483979 gene encoding uncharacterized protein LOC126483979, which codes for MAYQVCCLPNPRGKEGRAAAAGRGGDPVARVMSANYCRRPPLCLRPPPESCALFLSGALTAGDHSWDARACCAVPLLGRLTDGCPTNMSDSQETLYKCEECSSEFKMRKNLYAHMRKVHELDIHVSKKGKGSELCPQCGIAFMRCSSLKHHQITVHDMKSEENSRKCRIICPQCSLSFLTYDTLRTHIQENHDVSFECQEIEFGCLADFEEWKISYEKVNHVRYVMNCSEQERLEKRVRYYHCHCSFNFNSKGTGARCVKSMGTNKIGSTCPSNMQVTITEDKCCLKFFPKHMGHTQDVGRTFLHGNERAELAGRLSQGVPVGRVLQDVRSAPIAASVERIHLLEKKDLHNIKRDFDIGYATKKHENDAVSVKLWVEEMKRQSDNPVLYFKQQKQVDPNFQDEDFILIIMTDFQAKQLLKYEEDKICVDGTHGMTAYDFQLFTIVVVDRYGAGMPVAFCFSNRGDMCLLSFYFKCVRERVGTVKTNVFMSDDAPAFYNAWSAVMGPVPNQLLCS